The genomic interval aaaaaaggctatagATATATTATTGGCAAAGTGATTTTGAGTGGGGGCAGAATCTTGAAGAATAACTAATACTAAACAGTACATAGATTTTTCATGCCCAACAAAATCTAGCAAATGTATCCCATCCAGAATTTGTAATtctgtctcctatatactgtatattctctgtAATATTTATATCTCACAATATTGAAATATAATAATCCGCACCATCAAAGGAGTCACAGGAAATGCACACAATGTATATTTTGTTTCTCTAGGGACCTTTATCAACATCTTGATAAATTGTCCCCAGAAGAATAAAACATTCCCTGATAAAATATGAGCTTTACATAAACAATATACGGCTATTTCCTGTGTATTACTGTGATGAACATGAAATAGCAGAATCAATAGGCAGCAAAGGAATCCAAAGTCCATGTAAAAGTCCATTAGATGGACTAAATCTTACAGCATTTATCCCTTGTGAATTGCTATttctttttatcaatatgcaaatgcactctttggagcaatgtgggCAGTCATTTCTCAAAAATGCCCATtagtatattgacaaaaatggctctcagcaacagaggcagcgattcaccaGGGAAAAACACAatttgattctggtgacagtaacctacctatctgcagggctggggtgatatgctgggcctggtgacagtaacctatctgcaggactggggggatatgctggttccggtgacagtaacctatctatctgcaaggctgggaatTCAGTCCATACCATCAACTGTGGGTGTTAGGGATGCCCcacattattatttattgttcattgctctcatctgtcacaggAAAAGACCAATGAACATTAAACCACAGATTTGTCTGTCAGTCTGcattcacgccaagggccaaaaaaaaataaaaaaaaatgatgtaagcTTTCATCTATTTTTCGCATTCTTCTTTGTTAGgtcccaaaaaaaaatatatatttttttttacattatagtcattatAAAATGAATGCAGTGCTCTGATTGGTCACCATTAGCCACACCCTCACACCTTATTTTCTTTTATCACGTTAGTCTTGTGCTTAGCTTATGGTTGACTTTTTTGGCTTATTATTCTATTTACTCTCCACTTAATTTTATAAATTAATTTGATTAGCGTTAATGGGACACATCACAATTAAAAGCTATCTTCCATTAGCAAGTCACATACATACTTGTGTTTGTTGAAGGATCTGGTGTATGACTCAGTCTCCTTCAAATTTACTTAAATCTCTCTACTGCCCTCTAGTGAACAAAACACAGAATTGCATCTTGTGAAGATCTTATATTAAGTGTTTCCTATTTGATATAATTAACCTTTTAGAGGGTTATTGTTTATGATTAATATTAGAGATATGTATTAGAGACCATAGATCTGCAGAATGATTTGCCATCAATGGCTGATATTAGCTGATGTTATCCTATTAGATACAATTTAATTGAGTCTCTGGTGGCTTTCACAAGCCCAAGCCCTGTTCACTATAGTCCCCATCCTTACAAAACTGTAGGTCAGGGGCCAGGATATGTCCTAAGGTGCTGCAAAGCTTTACCTACACCTGGAGTCCTCTTTGCATTAGAGATATcagtgtccggggggggggggggggcggggggggcaaAACTCATAGTATTAgcaatatgtatttatttaaaaacCTCCTAATAGGATGGAAACCATTTAAATAAATCCCCCATAAGATATGATAGTAGTTTAGGGTTCGGTTGGGTTTGCATATAGGAGAGGCCCAGATAGGCTCCATTGCAAGAATGCAACACCCGAAAATACTGAGGCTCCGGGTGCGTGAGCTGTGACTAGATGGGGGGCAGCGACTCCCAGACTGCACAACTAACACTCAAGGAgccaaggcagcgccacctactggatccacaacacACCTGACAAACCACTCCATTATAGGACTTGGGCCTGTCACTCAAAGGACGGTAGAGAGGAGGAAGGCGTATTAGAGCACTGGAGCCGCCCTTGGTGCTTCTGACTGATCATTAGCATATTGTGGAATAAATATGTTAGAAATGGAGGCATAAATTTTCATTGGGAAATATTAGTTACATTCAGGTGACTAACCTAACTGTGTAGATGGTTTTCCTAAGCTTcatcctgatgacagactccctgtttATGGCAGAGGCCGCACATTGTGGATAACCTgtgttattttgttgcagatttttattttattttgagccaaagactaAGAGTGGCttccaaaggaatgggaaacaaaaAAGAACCTCTTATACTTAATACTTCCCTTCTGCTAAACCTgtgcctggctttggctcaaaaagccacagcaaaatctgcaacagaaactcTCCCTCTATGTGTCCTCAGACGTTAGTTATTGGCCATGCAGAATATTCTTCCAGAAGTGACATCGCCGGATTCCTCATAGACAACACTGAATACAATCGTTACATTTTATTGAAAATCTTTATTATTAAACACTTGGAGTCTCGGATCTGTCTCTCCATGTTAATAAGATACATAATTTATAGTACAAAACCTCCCAAAACAGAACATGAGCTTTGTGCAATTGACCTGTGATAATGCAAGTATTTTATCCTActgtgcaaataaaaaaaaaaaaaaagcattgtccAGCACATGCCAAAGGAACGTACAATGGATCTGGGCATAGGGCTGCGGTTCACAGACAGCGATTAATGCCAGTTCAACAAGAGCAGATCAAAGCCTTATTATCAGGGGAACAGCTTTACCAGCGTCATGCTCCTGTCCCATAGGGGGATCTGGATATTTCCAGTAGTAGTTCTCCTCCCATCATTACTATAGTGTTAATCTCTTCCCCACTAAACATAAATAGAGATACCCGCTATCAGTGAGTCCTGCACTGTACAGCTAATAGGTACAAAACAAGGAAAACTAGTTTATTAGCAAAATCTAGGatattttttcccccctcttcCTTTTCCCCCCCAAACATGTTCTATAGCACCAAAGGTAACAGCTCTGTAAGGAGTGAAGGTTACATTTACTTCAATTCATTTTTTTCCCAATACAGTAAAACATTTAGCAGTTTTCACTGACACAGGAAGGTTTTTCAGACAAAAGGGAGATAGTCAGCAAGTTGGATCTCCCTTACAGCATTATACAGAGGATAGCAGTGATATCCTACTTGGGTTAATGGCTGTGCAAGCCCAGCAAACATCACTTTTTAATGCCTTGATGGCATAATCACAAGTGCCCCGGAGACAGACCCATTTTATGTGCAGTGCCCAAGACTCTCTGCACTGAACACTCCTTAGCCCCTCTTTAGGGACGGGGATGCATTTAATGCAGACAGCTTGGGGCACTGAACACGAAGGGGCCGCCACCCGGTCACTTGCAATCCAGGCACCAAGGGGAGAATTTTTTTGGTCATACACCTGCATGACCATCACCCTTGGCACATTTACACTGCTTTTTCCATGTTTTAAGGGGCTAAAACTactgacagtctccctttaaggTCATGTACTAATAGTGTGTTCTGCTGGGGCGATCACCACAGGCACCAACTATAGCTCCATGTAGTAAAGAACCACCAAGGTGCTCTAGTGTTAAAGCCTGGCACTATAGACAAGGATAAATCTGCACAGCCCCATAGGGCTACCAATTTTGGGCCAACCGGGATATGCTGGTCAATCCaggatacatatagatataagggTGCTTGGCTTAGAGGCAGCTACTAGGAGAAGAACATTTTAATCTTGCTACGGTGCCCTTCTCTGTATAGCATCTGCCTCAAACCGGGCGTAAAATTCTCACAGTGTTCTGAAAGAGATCAAAATCTCAGGACACGGCTGGTGAGACTTATAAAGGAGGAAAGATTGGGAAGTTTTGCTCAGTATGAGATTCCTTATATAGCACTAGATACAAGAGGCGAGGGGTTTATACATACCTCAGTTGAGATACTTGTCTTATTGAGAAAACAGTTTACAGTGAAGACTCGCGCAGGGACTCCCAACATTATGGATTGCTATTATGCAAGGAGTCAGCAAATCCAGCcaacatgtgcatggggccttaacccTCTTATACAGTCACAAGAGTCATGCAGCGGTCCTTGTGTATCAGGCTCGCTGCATTTAACACTCCCCCAACTCCTTCCCTTGGCGTGACAACTCTAATGGTCTCCTGGTTGGATACTACAGCAGCACCCAAGAGGGCACTCAATGCAGGAAGGCCAGGACACCGCACAAGAAGGCACCGCCCCTACGACAACTGCAATTGCAGCTCAAAGAGGAATTAAAAGTCATATTTCTGGGTGACGCAAGACTATCAACTGAggtatgtttaaaggggttttctgggcttacCAATTAATGATATCTGTAGGATAGGCTGTGCAGGGCTCCGACACCTGGGACAAAGCTGTTTAAAGATTCAGGTGAGCGCTGCCGCTTCTTCAGACAAAACCAAGCACAGAACCATATATTGTATAGAAGTTGTGCTTGGTATCtgagctcagttccattcacttgaatgggactgagctgtaaatcGAACACGATATCACATGACTTGTTGCGCTCCTGCCACTTTAAACAGCTAATCCATGGGTGGCCTTGGTGCCGGACCACTACTGATGTTCATGACTTATCCTAAAGATAGATCAATGGATATAGCCTGGAAATTGCTTTTCTCCTTGGTTATCTAGTGTTATCAGCAGCCTTAAGAGGTTAGAACTGCTGACAAATTCCTTTTAAGAAAACTAAAACAGGATTGGTATAGTCAAAAAGATCCAAAAACTCAAAAATTTGCAAGATGCCGCTATGTTAGTTTTCATTAGTGTTTCTATACATTTTGGGCAAAGGTGAAACCTCATATACTCAGGTTTCAAACCAGTGGAACAGAgtagggggtcacttatgtaaggAAATCCTGGAAGTAGGGGCGGCTCCAAAACTGGTTATAAAGCAAGGGGTCATGTCATGTGTGTTTTTGGAATGAAGGTGCTGTCCCTTAGTGCCAGGCTGTATCACAAGGATCGCCATCACAGCCAACGTGTCTTTGTAAATGCTGAAAGGTTCATTAATATTCTAGTGATGCTTTCTAAACCCTCCGTCTAATCCGTTTATAATGCTTTACTGTGTTTACTAAATCCGGGGCAACCTGCGTCCTCCAGGTCTTCAGCCAATTCCCACCGTGCCAAAGCTAGTAGATAATACTCAGACTGAGAAGGTTTGGAGAACTCAGATTGCTTATGTTCATGCCTAGAAGTCAATCACAATCCGTCATCTTCACGTGAGAAATGTAGACGTAAAAAGTCGGGTCAAGGCGTTGCAATTGTTGATGTGTTGTGAGATGCCCAGTCCGGGAACGTGTTCAGATCGAACATGGGAATGCCCCAGGTGTAAAGTCCAAACCACAAGGCGATCATGCTGATCAGATTTGTGCCCAGGCCTGCTTTCATCTGTGGATGGGGAGAACCAAGACAAGACACATTAATAAAAAGTGGTTTCTGGAATCTTaagattgatgacccatccttaggacATTGAATGAGAATGTGACCGAGtttcaataccaggcacagctgaGCTACAATGTACAGTCTAGTGCtgggtgaagaggccgcagcttcAATCAGATCACCGGCGGTGTTGTCAGGGTGTCTGACCCCCACTGGTCCAATACGGATAACCAATCTTATTCCTAGGATAGGTTTGGTCATTAATATATTATtagtagtgatgagcgagtagtgaaatatttgagatccGATATTCGTTtgtcgactactcgatcgaatatcacatcccattctagtctatgggaaaaagtgcttgtttcaggggaaaccactattcgactaaaggagagtcaccaagtccatgaatagcaggaggagagtgtttaggagtagcgaagtgcagttaaagtgcacggacccgattatagtctatggggtctgagcgCTTTAACCGCAGCTAAACAGTTtaacagttgcgctgatatttcgttcgggggggaggaggtcctcctgcagactccttccggacaggaggcaagcgctaatgtgaaccggcccttactcgtcctgcagaaccagcatggattggccgaatgctatacagtgtacggcattcggccaatcaacattggttctgcagaaggctcgtccttgctagtcgggagagctggcagcttgcggttatgcgggagctgactttctcataggaatgaattgaccggagtcgattggccgaatgctatgcagtgtacagcatttggccaatcatcgctggttctgccagaggctcgtctgtgaggaggcggagtctaagatcggacaacagcagtctccattgttgttcgatcttagactctgcctcgtcacagacgagcctccggcagaaccagcgttgattggcagaatactgtacactgtatagcattcggccaatcaatgctggttctgaattgaatctttactgcaaataggcgTAGTATCcgaacgagtacaagtattttgaatactactcgctcatctctaattattaacagtGGAAATCTTGGAAAGAAAGAAAATTCTCTATTTcagccactagggggagacaACTGCTAAGAATCTACTCACCATGTCCGGCACAGTCAGGTGACCATAGGAAAATACAATGGCGTTCGGAGGGTTGGCGACAGGCAAAAGGAACGCACATGAGGcacttattgtagctgggatgataaccagaagtggattgactCCAATTCCTTCAGCCTTtcacaaagaaagaaaaatagtAGGGGGTTGAAACCAAGTCATATTTGCATTAAGAACCTTATATCTTAAAtttacacagatttttttttattccaccaGAATATGGACCTGAACAAAGGATATacaacattagtgtgaacctaacgcaaGTCTACAGAAACTATTTATTAAAGAATGTTCTTACCATTGAAGACAAGATGGGCTGGAATATGGTGATGGTGGCTGGGTTACTCGCCACCTCCGTCACGGAAGTCACCAACAAACAAACGATCAGGACAATGACCCAGACGGGCAAACTGCTCAATGGTTCCAACTTCTTCCCAACCCATACGGACAGGCCAGACACCTACAAAAAGGAAACAGTCATCAGAAGCGATCACTTGTACAACCTATCTGCTATGGCCAGTGTCATTTCACACCAGGATCATCTACACATCACTCACTTCACAGCCCTTCGCCAAAGCAAAGCCGCCTCCAACCAACACCACGATGTGCCACGGTATACATTCCTCAAACTCCTTCCATGTGATCATTGgcgtggattctgacactgaCGACGCCCTGGGCTTCTCTGGAATGGAGACAATATGGTAAAGTTATTGGAACAGAAATAGTTACATTAAATGATCACTAAGTGTGCAGAGAAGACTTTAGAGCGTTACCTTACAAGACATAGTAGAGTTAAAAGGAGTCTTAGTAACTAAATGTAGCGGAGCTTAGCAAGGGTAAGCTAAAGAATAGGAGCCAAGCTAAAAGGAAAGCTCATGGGACCCCTTCTAATCTGATATTTATGATCTATGCTCAGGATATGTTGCCAATATCTATAACCCAGAGAACCCTTTAATCAGATCTAGATATGTGTATAGAGATTATAATAGGAATCCATATACATACACACCAAGACACCTTCCAAATTTTTCCCTACACCCTGCAATTTGCTTCAATAGGTCAGTTGCATGTCTGTCCAAGGCACCGACCACAAATAGCATTGGTCAGAGAAAACACTGACAGTCTCACACAGTGTCCTAAAAAAATCCCCATCCCTTGCCGCTGTTGTACTGCCCCTTTAACACCAGGGCTTCTGCCACACACAGTTCTCCTGTAGCGGGAATCCAGCATCCAGCCTGAGCTATATTTGTATACATTGCTCCATAGGACATAAATTGCAGCTTATGTGGAGGACACAGCGGTATACAGGGCAATGAATCATATATGATATAAGGGCTATATAAAGAGCTCACCCTTAGATCTGCAGCACCACCAGCTGGGCTTCCTTCCaggtataataaataataaaaagccaAAGAGAATAGCTGAGGTAGCGTCCGACTTGTAACCCTTCCTGTCCGGGCAAAGAGAACCAACGTAAACATATAGAAAATAGACAAAAACGACACATTATAGAATCCACAATCTACCTGTGTTTATCGACTTGCAGTCTCCATAGGGTTCAATGGAGAACACAAATCAGTGAGCGGAGGTCACCGGGGTCAGATACATAGAGTAGGCAAAATGTCATCTGCTCTTTCCAGACACTTATGGTACAGGCTGCAGAAATGTCATGAATCCTTAAGGGAGTGCTCCGCTCTTCTGATCTGCTCTTTTCAGACATTTATGATCCATTTGGTGGATATACCGTGAATCCTTACATGAAGTATATAATCTACTGCAGGAATATTCATCCGCAACCATTGTGTACATGAGCACATCACAGGggcaaataatatatactgtgttatGTAGATGTAGAGAAAAACAActctgaagtcttatgcaaatgagacagtaagtgcactgggggcgggccttcagccctgggagcgccGATCAAGTAGGATTGATGATGTCATTACAGTGGGCAGAGCAGTTCTCGCTGCACAGGGTGGCACAAGGAGAAGATAGTAGCagtgcccgcccccagtgcaccaactcctTCATTTGCAGaacaaagttgttgtttttttaccgAATCTACAAACGTGACCTATATAACAGGGGTATCGCTAGGTTCATACTATGGTTGTGCACTCAGGTGATCTGCCATCTCAATGGCTGCCCAGGAGCACTACATCTCCAATGGATGCCTGTAATCCCCAGCAAAATGAACAGTTGGGGCAGGGGATGCCTCTAAGGAGTAGATGGGCCACCTTTACATTGGCTTATGCTGGCTATACACATCACGTAGCCGCCATCCTGCCCGGCTAacccatatacatgcacacttggcctagAAAAGCAGAGCATGTTTTCTGACTTGTGAGAGGGGAGAAAGCAGTTAGCAGACATGGGTgaggcccacacacacacatatacaagtaACTTGTATGGCCAGGCTTTAGGATTTAGTGTCAGTCAGTGGCAatgaatgggtctattcacatgtcacATTCAACTCATTGCTAAATGAGCATTTTCATGTAGTCATTATTGGCAGATCAGAATATTATAGTCCTGTACATAGAGTGGACACATTAGATAGAGGAGAACATGCTCGGCTTGGCTGAGGGTGCATGTGCCCTGAATGGGAAGAGGGAAATATTGGCTGCCAGAAACCTCTAATGACAGGTTATCTTACAGATCACAAAAGGGTCAGGCACATCTACGCTCGGGggggccccatacacattagatggtcggcCAGTCCTGCCACAATTGGAAGGTTCAACAAATCAACGAAAAGCACATAGCGAAGTCCAGTCCTATATAAAGGTGACAGGTCCAGAGAACATGCAGATATTAGCAGGACAGACTGAGTAATGTGTGGGGACCTCTCAGGGGTGAACGTTTGGCGGGTGGAGAGAGTCAGAAAAGTTCATTCCATTGGTTTTGGAAGAACTGACACTTTGTCACCGTAAATACAGCagtaacataataaaatatacatataataattaTATCCACCTAGCACAACTCACAGTCCAAACAGTGAATCCCAACCTGGGATAAATCCAGGGTCCCGTGTGAACCAGGACAAGGCCATGAGCAAGAAGATTGTGAGAGTCACCACCTCCTGGTAACTGCAAGATAGAAACATGAGGTTACATTGTAACGTGGCCCCTTCTCTGCTATTCCAAAATATTATTCCCTACATTCTCTAAAACTTCTGACCTGTTCTAAGGATggctcatcaatatcagatcggtgcaAGCCCAACACCCAGTGCCCCCACCGATCAACTGCTTCAAGAAGCCATGGCTCACTAGATGTAGCATAGctgtgtacactgtgtagtgctgCACTTGCGACTAAGCTTGCAGTACCTTTACCAGCCATtttacagtgtatggcgctgtgctagtTCCAGTGCACCGATATCTGataataatgacctatcctaagaatgggTCATCAACATTAAAGtctcggaatacccctttaagcccggCCCCACGGGACAGTGTACAGTGCAAGGCAAAGTGCGAATCCCATCTCCATTTTGCGGAAAAgaatgcagcgcggacacgctgcgatttgcaaatcgcagcatgtcaattatatctatgggaaacaccagcggctttcccgtagatataatgttaaagagaaagtccacagaggaaaactctgaactttctcttaaaagcgctgcggaaagaaccacaatgcgttcacgccacggttctttccgcagcactttagcgctgcaattacgacccgtggggccttagccttaaggctacgttcacatctgtgttgggagactccattgcagtgaGTCTACAAAatcaccagacaaaaaaaaaaaaaaaagttgcaggtgATTTCAGTTTTAAAAAGCAGAGCCCTGATTGATCCCATAATCGTTAATGGGGTCTGTTGAGCTCTGTATGTGACTTCTGGTCCTCCATGAGTGACGCCAGTGTGAACGAGGCGTAAGAGGCACCATACAGGATACCTAAAGGCAATACACGGCTTATATACTGAATTACATAAAATTCCgcaaactccccctagtggtcacagctgCAGAACCTGGACCAAGTGCTCTTTAATAAGTATCCACGGTAAACCGTTATTTATTAcggttacttgtatagcgccatcatattctgtagtcactgtcccatatagggtacTATATAGGGTTCACAGACTACATTCCCTATCCGTACGTCTTTGGAGCCATAAAGTGACAAGCCGGACATTGACCTCATCCAATGAATTCAAATACAAATAAAGGGAATTACCTCAAGGGCCCCAATTTTTCATATTCTTGCCGTAAAATTTTTCTTGAATCTTCATCACTTGGAGACTTGGATTTCCGCCAGCATTGCATTTCTTTTAGGCTGCAACATAAATGTGAGGTAGAATGAAGAGATTTATTTCAAATAAGGCACCGTTCACACCTTCATCATGTCAAGCCTTTTTACAGGCTTCATGGAGAAGGGTTGTTACTTCTGTCATGTTCATGACCCATCAGGCAGATTCCTTACTTCTCCCATGACCAACAACAGGCCCATCAAGCTTCGATCTGATGTAAAGATTGCATAGACCTTATATGGTGTCATCAGAACCCAACTTATCAATTCAATTGgattagggtcacctaaatccaaaactttgtgtttccccttgtgaatagcTGCCTCGTTTTCATAGATATCTGTTTTTGTCCTATgcaggcccctgtacacattacatAACTGGCTAGTACTAAGGATTCTACTGAAACATGTGTGGACCGCCAAGGCTCCATTCAAATCACATTGCTTACATGCAAAAAATATCTTGTGTCTATAtgtgaacacagtgatgtcaggtgACCTATAGATTGCAGGACCTGTGGAACCATAAACCCCAACATGCCCTGTCTTGGGTATTTGGTTTTAGACTACACAAGTGGCTGCTGCACTACATGGATTTAGCACCAGGTCttgctgctgatcactgcttTTCTCTGGCATTTTATACTGTGAAACCAGAAACATAACTGAGGTTCAGGTAACTAAACTAACAGAACACAATAGACTTTACGACGCCGGACACGAGAGGAATAGACTGTGTAATACACTGGTCATCATTGTGTGGTGTGTAATCCGCCAGGATTACCCCGAGATACTGGATATCATATTCCAGGGAAATGCTCAGTAGTTGTGCAGATCTGTCACATGATGAACACCAAAGTCCCCTGACTGACTTATATCGGAGTCCAGGCTCCGCTGTGATGCCGGGCTGAACCTGTTGCACAGCACAATCCAGCTCAGGGTGCTTTTTGGCAGAGACAAGTATAGAGCCAAGCCCTCGCCCTCTAAGCCATAGCTGGAAAGGATTCCAGGCTCTTATTTGCATCCTTTACATTACAGAATTTTAATATTTACCTAAAACCCAAGAAAAGCCAATTAATCCACATCCAGGAAAATATTAAGATGACAAAGGCAATGGGAAAAGAGAATGCAATCCAGGATCCGAAATTTACAAACTGACATCCGGGATATCGCCTGCAGAGAGATACAGAGATATTAGGTAAGAGACGAAAGTAATAAGTGTGCAGGTTCTAAGACTGAACGTAACACTCAGTACTAGTGCTGTGACTTCAGATAACTAAGTTTAGGCTTGGTCTATAAGGCTATAATCTGTCATGCTCCATACTGCCCCCTGTTATTTCACATCCGCAAAGTGCAAGTGAATGGACAGCTGGTGACATCATTTATCTCCAGTTGGCACCCCTTTTAGACCAGGAGCTAATAGTTTTTTTTAGATAGTTCTGAACTCCATCTATCCTCACCTCACCGATCCCCTGCTGCTCCCATTCCCAGGGCTGCCCTGCTGGTCTCCGCTCCTCCccctcttgacacacaggaagtgactgctcagccaatcacaggcagAGGCAGGTCATTCCTTCGGCCAAGTGATCATATCCTGTGTGTCAAGGGGAACAGGAAGCGGCAACTGGGAGAGGTGGGGATTGGGGAGGAGAGTTAGTAAAAACACATCACTGCTATTATGTATATGAAATAAGTTGATATAAAATATTACTCACGTTTCAAACTGTTCAATAAAGA from Leptodactylus fuscus isolate aLepFus1 chromosome 7, aLepFus1.hap2, whole genome shotgun sequence carries:
- the LOC142212815 gene encoding solute carrier family 13 member 1-like, with amino-acid sequence MHAPALPPLQHPLPVWIPGLLCLHLAMSVLQQLWQQRDILITFVLPLLLLPLPLVAQSKEAACAYILLVTASYWISEAIPLGAAALVPAFMFPLFGIMKSSEVASEYFKDIHLLLFGVVCLASSIQKWNLHKRIALWMVLSVGSQPGWLLLGFMSCTSLLSMWLSNTSTAAMVMPIVDAVLCQLNSATPEEKALTNTSPSPPPNNEDNTKIDLASFPESNNILDNGNANTEENEEEAAFESRRYSKQTKSGRFYRTKRDHMMCKAFSLGIAYSSTIGGMATLTGTSTNLIFIEQFETRYPGCQFVNFGSWIAFSFPIAFVILIFSWMWINWLFLGFSLKEMQCWRKSKSPSDEDSRKILRQEYEKLGPLSYQEVVTLTIFLLMALSWFTRDPGFIPGWDSLFGLKGYKSDATSAILFGFLLFIIPGRKPSWWCCRSKEKPRASSVSESTPMITWKEFEECIPWHIVVLVGGGFALAKGCEVSGLSVWVGKKLEPLSSLPVWVIVLIVCLLVTSVTEVASNPATITIFQPILSSMAEGIGVNPLLVIIPATISASCAFLLPVANPPNAIVFSYGHLTVPDMMKAGLGTNLISMIALWFGLYTWGIPMFDLNTFPDWASHNTSTIATP